In one window of Tellurirhabdus rosea DNA:
- a CDS encoding RidA family protein produces the protein MSKLEIKHPDKKVDTGAYSAGVLVDGWLFVSGQGPLDLTTGEVIHGTIEEETLLTLRHIRTIVEAAGGTVDDIVKCTVHLENIGDFDRYNAAYRTFFTGIKPARTTVQSVLSDGIKIEIDAIARIRPKQP, from the coding sequence ATGAGCAAGTTGGAAATTAAACATCCGGATAAAAAAGTCGATACGGGCGCGTATTCAGCCGGGGTGCTGGTCGACGGCTGGCTGTTCGTCAGCGGTCAGGGACCGCTGGACCTGACGACCGGCGAGGTCATTCACGGCACCATCGAAGAAGAAACCCTGCTGACGCTCCGGCACATCCGGACCATCGTGGAAGCGGCCGGGGGAACCGTGGACGACATCGTCAAATGCACGGTGCATCTGGAAAATATCGGGGATTTTGACCGGTACAACGCGGCCTACCGCACGTTTTTTACCGGCATCAAACCCGCCCGGACGACGGTGCAGTCGGTCCTCTCGGACGGAATCAAAATTGAAATCGACGCCATCGCCCGGATACGCCCTAAACAGCCTTAA
- a CDS encoding creatininase family protein gives MLFHASTYSELNRARTDTVVVLPLGAIEQHGPHLSVSTDTDIVTQLARAAEAALRDTVLLCPTLPFGSSHHHLAFGGTISLGPELYTAVITDLVASLVESGFQRIVLLNGHGGNITPVRQALAVLGNRFDRSHQPTIALATYWELAGKAFAGEAPMESPALSHACEYETSLMLHLFPEKVRMERVERARRPASNGYIGWEDDEPYRGVTVFKQTEFISGNGSSGEPQLGTADKGKHLFDKALSALVRFLEAFREWPLSQSLVAEHEQVGN, from the coding sequence TTTTCACGCCTCCACGTATTCCGAACTGAACCGGGCGCGAACCGATACGGTGGTAGTGCTGCCGCTGGGAGCCATCGAACAGCACGGCCCGCACCTCTCCGTTTCGACCGACACCGACATTGTCACCCAACTGGCCCGGGCGGCCGAAGCGGCCCTGCGCGACACGGTGCTGCTCTGCCCGACGCTGCCCTTCGGCTCCAGCCACCACCACCTGGCCTTCGGCGGAACCATCAGCCTCGGCCCGGAACTGTACACGGCGGTCATCACCGATCTGGTGGCTTCGCTGGTGGAGTCGGGCTTTCAGCGCATCGTGCTGCTGAACGGGCACGGGGGCAACATCACGCCCGTCCGGCAGGCGCTGGCGGTGCTCGGCAACCGGTTCGACCGGAGCCACCAGCCGACCATTGCGCTGGCGACGTACTGGGAACTGGCCGGAAAGGCGTTTGCCGGAGAGGCGCCAATGGAAAGTCCGGCCCTCAGCCACGCCTGCGAATACGAGACGAGCCTGATGCTGCACCTGTTTCCCGAAAAAGTCCGGATGGAGCGGGTGGAACGCGCCCGCCGCCCGGCTTCCAACGGCTACATCGGCTGGGAGGACGACGAGCCGTACCGGGGCGTCACGGTCTTTAAACAAACCGAATTTATCTCCGGCAACGGCAGCAGCGGCGAACCGCAGCTGGGTACGGCCGACAAAGGAAAACACCTGTTCGACAAGGCCCTTTCCGCGCTCGTGCGCTTTTTGGAAGCATTCCGGGAATGGCCGCTTTCGCAATCGCTGGTAGCTGAACATGAGCAAGTTGGAAATTAA
- a CDS encoding 3-hydroxyacyl-CoA dehydrogenase family protein → MTYETQKIRLGTVGLGLMGSSIATCLLAAGHPVTALVKDLGGADEARGRIREYLHQLQREELLEEEPDAVLHRLRITDEVADLRGLEVVIESIIENVGEKKRLYAQLETVLSPTAIIGSNTSAIPVSLLQSGLNHPERVLGIHWAEPAHITRFMEIICGKDTDPVCAQRMVALAESWGKEPSLLRKDIRGFITNRIMYAMLREAFYLVENGYATVEDVDRSLRNDLGYWITFAGPFRFMDLTGIPAYLTVMKDLFPELSNTTETPPMMEDLVAAGAKGVGNAHGFYPYTPETAEEWETRFIEFSYDIRKLAQKYTPTPAESPQ, encoded by the coding sequence ATGACCTACGAAACGCAAAAAATACGCCTCGGCACGGTCGGGCTGGGACTGATGGGCAGCAGCATTGCGACCTGTCTGCTGGCGGCCGGGCACCCCGTAACCGCGCTGGTGAAAGACCTCGGCGGGGCCGACGAAGCCCGCGGCCGCATTCGGGAGTACCTGCACCAGCTTCAGCGCGAGGAACTGCTGGAGGAGGAGCCGGATGCGGTGCTGCACCGCCTGCGCATCACCGACGAGGTGGCCGACCTGCGGGGCCTGGAGGTCGTGATCGAATCCATCATCGAAAATGTGGGCGAGAAAAAACGGCTGTATGCGCAGCTGGAAACGGTGCTTTCGCCCACGGCCATCATCGGCAGCAACACTTCCGCCATTCCGGTTTCCCTGCTCCAGAGCGGGCTGAACCATCCCGAACGCGTGCTCGGCATCCACTGGGCCGAACCGGCGCACATCACCCGGTTCATGGAAATCATTTGCGGAAAAGATACCGATCCGGTCTGCGCGCAGCGGATGGTGGCGCTGGCCGAAAGCTGGGGCAAGGAACCCTCCCTGCTCCGGAAAGACATTCGCGGATTCATCACCAACCGCATCATGTACGCCATGCTGCGGGAAGCGTTTTATCTGGTCGAAAACGGGTACGCCACGGTGGAAGACGTGGACCGCTCGCTCCGCAACGACCTCGGCTACTGGATCACCTTCGCCGGGCCGTTCCGCTTCATGGACCTGACGGGTATCCCGGCTTACCTCACCGTGATGAAAGACCTCTTTCCCGAACTCAGCAACACGACCGAAACACCCCCGATGATGGAAGACCTCGTCGCGGCGGGCGCGAAGGGCGTCGGCAACGCCCACGGCTTTTATCCCTACACGCCCGAAACGGCCGAAGAGTGGGAGACCCGCTTCATCGAGTTCAGCTACGACATCCGGAAACTGGCCCAGAAATACACCCCGACACCCGCTGAAAGCCCCCAATGA